A DNA window from Aureibaculum sp. 2308TA14-22 contains the following coding sequences:
- a CDS encoding M14 family zinc carboxypeptidase yields the protein MNNEEIKKLVSWANFHKEKKLFGRYITFATIEPIIKNLSLKFSKEIIGHSYKGIPIYKITAGNGQTKILLWSQMHGNESTGTKALFDFFKWLNEDDFTAKTILEKCTIVFLPMLNPDGAEAYTRVNAQDIDLNRDAVDRIAPESNILHEVLKEVNPEFCFNLHDQRTIFNIGDKPATISFLAPSEEESRQVTEGRKITMSVISAMYSVLKQLIPDQIGRYTDEFYPTATGDNFQKAGHNTILIEAGHYQDDYDREEVRKFNFISLVSGVHCIANQKEYSNYESYFEIPNNEKRYLDIIYKNVVLQDENKIIDVGVLFKEILEKNKIIFKPTIILTEDLSDYNANTIVNKKGEVFKTKESLTKLFDN from the coding sequence ATGAATAATGAGGAAATAAAAAAATTAGTTTCTTGGGCTAATTTCCATAAAGAAAAAAAGCTGTTTGGTAGGTATATTACATTTGCTACTATTGAACCAATTATAAAAAATTTATCACTTAAATTTTCCAAAGAAATTATTGGTCATTCCTATAAGGGAATTCCTATTTATAAAATTACTGCAGGAAATGGCCAAACTAAAATTTTACTTTGGTCACAAATGCATGGTAATGAGAGTACAGGAACTAAAGCATTGTTCGATTTTTTTAAATGGTTAAATGAAGATGACTTTACTGCAAAAACTATTTTGGAAAAATGTACAATTGTGTTTTTACCTATGTTAAATCCTGATGGTGCAGAAGCTTATACTCGTGTAAATGCTCAGGATATTGATTTAAACCGTGATGCGGTAGATAGGATTGCTCCAGAAAGCAACATATTGCATGAAGTTTTAAAAGAAGTTAACCCTGAATTTTGTTTTAATCTGCATGATCAGCGAACGATTTTTAACATAGGAGACAAGCCTGCTACTATTTCTTTTTTAGCTCCATCAGAAGAAGAATCGCGACAAGTAACTGAAGGGAGAAAGATCACCATGTCGGTAATTAGTGCTATGTACTCAGTACTAAAACAATTAATTCCCGATCAAATAGGTAGATATACTGATGAGTTTTATCCAACCGCTACAGGCGATAATTTTCAAAAAGCGGGACACAATACTATTCTTATTGAAGCTGGTCATTATCAAGATGATTACGACAGAGAAGAAGTCCGAAAATTCAATTTTATTAGTTTAGTTAGTGGGGTTCATTGTATCGCGAATCAAAAAGAGTATTCCAATTATGAATCTTACTTTGAAATACCTAATAATGAAAAAAGGTATTTAGATATAATTTACAAAAATGTTGTGTTGCAGGACGAAAATAAAATAATAGACGTTGGCGTATTGTTCAAAGAAATACTCGAAAAAAATAAAATTATTTTTAAACCTACTATTATTCTAACAGAAGATTTATCTGATTATAACGCGAATACCATTGTTAATAAAAAGGGTGAAGTATTCAAAACAAAAGAGTCATTAACTAAACTTTTTGATAATTAA
- a CDS encoding Dabb family protein, which yields MKQGKFAHSVFFWLKNPENIVERDVFEKSLFNFINQSVYIKTKHIGIPANTDRAVIDSSYTYSLLLTFDDKANHDKYQEEANHKRFIKECADLWEKVVVYDANAIID from the coding sequence ATGAAGCAAGGTAAATTTGCACACTCGGTATTTTTTTGGCTCAAAAACCCTGAGAATATTGTAGAACGAGATGTATTTGAAAAATCATTATTCAATTTTATAAACCAATCTGTTTATATTAAAACAAAGCATATTGGCATACCCGCCAATACCGATAGAGCGGTTATCGATAGTTCTTATACCTATAGTTTACTACTGACCTTTGATGATAAAGCGAATCATGATAAGTATCAGGAAGAGGCTAATCACAAACGATTTATTAAAGAATGTGCTGATTTATGGGAAAAAGTAGTAGTTTATGATGCTAATGCTATTATAGATTAG
- a CDS encoding PepSY-associated TM helix domain-containing protein, with product MKITNRFLHRDIAYFYVGLIIAFSFSGIILNHRQDWYPMDYTYESEEVTLTLPEDSKKITKEFLIESTKDLEVDYDGHRVRDGELRVYFKDNVILDADAKTGKGTLEFKRKVPFLGHTMYLHKSTNKFWIWYSDIFGVAMLVIAFTGMFISAGKNTFWKRGWKLALAGILFPLIFLFLLS from the coding sequence ATGAAAATAACAAATAGATTTTTACACAGAGATATTGCTTACTTTTATGTGGGATTAATTATTGCTTTTTCTTTTTCTGGAATCATTTTAAACCATCGTCAAGACTGGTACCCTATGGATTATACTTATGAAAGTGAAGAGGTGACTTTAACTTTACCTGAAGATAGTAAAAAAATAACCAAAGAGTTTTTAATTGAATCTACCAAAGATTTAGAAGTTGATTATGATGGACATAGAGTTAGAGATGGAGAATTAAGGGTTTATTTTAAAGATAATGTCATTTTAGATGCCGATGCAAAAACTGGGAAAGGGACTCTAGAATTTAAGCGAAAAGTTCCATTTTTAGGTCATACAATGTATTTGCATAAATCTACCAACAAATTCTGGATTTGGTATTCTGATATATTTGGAGTAGCCATGCTTGTTATTGCATTTACTGGAATGTTTATCTCAGCTGGTAAAAATACGTTCTGGAAACGCGGTTGGAAATTGGCCTTAGCTGGAATTTTATTTCCGTTAATTTTCTTATTTTTATTATCATAA
- a CDS encoding Lrp/AsnC family transcriptional regulator, producing the protein MSKFKLDEIDHQILDVLIENARTPFTDIAKKLLVSAGTIHVRVKKMEEEGVIKGSTLTVDYDKMNYTFIAYIGLFIEKSSYTQSVIDELHNIPEVTVAHLTTGKFAVFCKIRAIDTKHAKDVIFRIDAIKGVLRTETSISLEEVINDKKRLMHAIFDAYKI; encoded by the coding sequence ATGTCAAAATTCAAATTAGACGAAATTGATCATCAAATACTTGATGTTCTTATAGAAAATGCCAGAACTCCATTTACGGATATAGCAAAAAAGTTATTAGTTTCTGCAGGTACTATACACGTAAGGGTGAAAAAAATGGAGGAAGAAGGAGTTATTAAAGGATCTACTTTGACCGTAGATTATGATAAGATGAATTACACTTTTATTGCTTACATTGGTCTGTTTATCGAGAAATCTTCTTACACACAATCTGTTATAGATGAATTGCATAATATTCCTGAAGTAACAGTTGCACATTTAACAACAGGTAAATTTGCTGTTTTTTGTAAAATAAGAGCAATAGACACCAAGCATGCCAAAGATGTTATTTTTAGAATTGACGCAATAAAAGGAGTGCTAAGGACCGAAACATCAATATCTTTAGAAGAGGTAATTAATGATAAAAAGAGATTAATGCATGCAATTTTTGATGCTTACAAAATTTAA
- a CDS encoding metallophosphoesterase, translating into MNTIKIISILLLFIILSSCAMKKSKTDKIGESFSFGVIADCQYCNAENAGVRNYSISDAKLKKCVHHLNTLDLAFTIHLGDFIDRDWESFDVVGPIYDKLKMPKYHVLGNHDFSVIDDKKSAVVKKMGLPSEYYDFSVKGWRFIVLNGNDISFHAYPKDSEEYKIAETYYSENNITSPKWNGAVGKTQMEWLASVLKTATANNEKVILYSHFPIFPENVHNLWNANEVLAIIEKYSVVKAYINGHNHEGNYGIKNGVHFITMKGMVDTEETAYAVINLSKDQLEIVGFGRENSKILKLKL; encoded by the coding sequence ATGAATACTATTAAAATTATATCAATACTTCTTCTTTTTATAATACTATCCTCATGTGCTATGAAAAAATCAAAAACCGATAAGATAGGCGAAAGTTTTTCATTTGGAGTTATTGCAGACTGTCAATATTGCAATGCTGAAAATGCTGGCGTTAGAAACTATAGCATTTCAGATGCTAAGCTTAAAAAATGCGTACATCATTTAAACACATTAGATCTTGCATTTACGATACATTTAGGTGATTTCATTGATAGAGATTGGGAAAGTTTTGATGTTGTAGGGCCAATTTATGATAAGCTAAAAATGCCGAAATATCACGTGTTGGGTAATCATGATTTTTCTGTTATTGACGATAAGAAATCAGCAGTGGTTAAAAAAATGGGGTTGCCATCTGAATATTACGATTTCAGCGTAAAAGGTTGGCGATTTATTGTATTGAATGGCAATGATATTAGTTTTCATGCGTATCCTAAAGATTCTGAAGAATATAAAATAGCTGAGACCTATTATTCTGAAAATAATATAACTTCCCCTAAATGGAATGGGGCAGTGGGTAAGACTCAAATGGAATGGTTAGCATCTGTTTTAAAAACAGCAACAGCAAATAATGAAAAAGTAATACTCTATAGTCATTTTCCAATATTTCCAGAAAATGTACATAATTTATGGAATGCCAATGAAGTACTTGCAATAATTGAAAAGTATAGTGTAGTTAAAGCCTATATTAACGGACATAATCATGAAGGTAATTATGGAATTAAAAACGGAGTACATTTTATAACGATGAAGGGAATGGTCGATACTGAAGAAACAGCGTATGCTGTTATAAATTTGTCAAAAGATCAATTAGAAATAGTGGGCTTTGGAAGAGAAAATAGTAAAATACTTAAATTAAAACTTTAG
- a CDS encoding DUF3179 domain-containing protein — MKKLHLLLFAFIIIISCSKSNDDFENLGNGGSIELQEEWLIARREIKDGGPGRDGIPSIDDPKFINDSSDDFEGLSDDDLVIGMYFEGEARAYPHYILDWHELVNYKMGVTPITISYCPLTGTAFAWGRESEFGTSGLLYNNNLIMYDRETGSLWSQLKLQCVNGDLVGQRPTNYNIVETDWKTWKTLYPNTLVLSEDTGFSRTYGEYPYSEDYKTNHNLFYFRPAPYDKRLPSKQRVYAIIDVDKEISKVYKYQDFTGGKAIIDTFNDKKYLLVGNEDIINSFVLSEANELLTFQYELSTSGGFFKDNTGTIRNVFGETLSGNIGDYLTPAVSVVSYWFAIGAFYPEAEIYVP; from the coding sequence ATGAAAAAATTGCATCTTCTACTCTTTGCTTTTATAATTATTATTTCGTGTAGCAAGTCTAATGATGATTTTGAAAATCTTGGTAATGGTGGTTCAATTGAACTTCAAGAAGAATGGCTAATTGCACGTCGTGAAATTAAAGATGGCGGACCTGGTAGAGATGGAATTCCATCTATAGATGATCCAAAATTCATTAATGATTCCAGCGATGATTTTGAAGGCCTTTCAGATGATGATTTGGTGATAGGAATGTACTTTGAAGGTGAAGCTAGGGCCTACCCTCATTACATATTAGATTGGCATGAATTGGTTAATTATAAAATGGGAGTAACTCCAATTACCATTTCCTACTGCCCGTTAACTGGAACCGCATTTGCTTGGGGTAGAGAATCTGAATTTGGCACCTCTGGCCTCTTGTACAATAATAATTTAATCATGTATGATAGAGAAACCGGAAGCTTATGGTCGCAATTAAAATTGCAGTGCGTAAATGGAGATTTAGTTGGCCAACGACCAACTAATTATAACATAGTTGAAACAGATTGGAAAACCTGGAAAACCCTTTATCCAAACACATTGGTATTAAGTGAAGACACTGGATTTTCACGAACTTATGGTGAATACCCTTATAGTGAAGATTATAAAACAAATCATAATTTGTTTTACTTTCGCCCTGCCCCTTATGATAAAAGGTTACCTAGCAAGCAACGAGTATACGCAATTATTGATGTTGATAAAGAAATTTCTAAAGTATACAAATACCAAGATTTTACTGGCGGCAAAGCGATAATAGATACTTTTAACGACAAAAAATACTTACTAGTAGGAAATGAAGACATTATCAATTCATTTGTTTTAAGTGAAGCTAATGAACTACTTACTTTTCAATATGAATTAAGTACATCAGGAGGTTTTTTTAAAGATAATACAGGTACAATAAGAAATGTTTTTGGGGAAACACTTTCTGGAAATATTGGAGATTATTTAACACCTGCTGTTTCTGTTGTTAGTTATTGGTTTGCCATTGGAGCTTTTTATCCAGAAGCTGAAATATATGTTCCATAA
- a CDS encoding elongation factor G: MQIYDDKHIKNVVFVGAHDSGKTTLSETMLFEAGLINRRGAVETKNTVSDFHEVEQERGNSIFATPLHTEWRNYKINIIDTPGLDDFIGEIISSIRVADTIVTVLNAQHGVEIGTEIIWNYVNKYSKPTIFVINQIDHLNANFEESFKSISSLVGKNVVKIQYPLKIDGAQCILDVLKMKVYKFPPTGGKPEKLAIPDDQKELANKLHNELVEKAAENDEELLELFFEKGTLNEDEMRKGIKAGMLNHELFPVFCVSALNDMGTGRLMGFIDNVAPAAADLKPEQTLEGNDIVRTKEAPTSLFVFKTLNEPNLGQITYFKVKSGEIKVNDKLVNSRNGETETINQLFIMDGKKRESVSKLTVGDIGATLKLKYTETNDTLHEAGKSTTIKPIQYPEPRIRKSIVAVNKKDEEKLSEALKKIHTQDPTVTINYAKESKQLIIGCQGELHLAIVNWLLENEYGINVKFEKPKITYRETIQRSSTANYKHKKQSGGAGQFAQVHMKIEPWEEGMPDPEGFNIRGKEEVDLPWGGKLIFYNCIVGGVIDTRYLPSVMKGVLEVMETGPLTNSFVRDVRVMVYDGKMHSVDSNDISFKIAGAHAFKEAFLNANPKLLEPANELTVRVPEEMVGNVMTDLQSRRSIIQGVESNGHYQILKCITPAAELFGYSTNLRSLTQGRATFSSKFSAYQPVPSNVQQELIKQNL; encoded by the coding sequence ATGCAGATATACGATGACAAACACATTAAAAATGTAGTCTTTGTTGGGGCTCATGACAGTGGTAAGACCACACTTTCAGAAACCATGCTTTTTGAAGCGGGACTTATAAATAGGAGAGGAGCAGTAGAAACTAAAAATACCGTTTCCGATTTTCATGAAGTAGAGCAGGAGCGAGGTAATTCCATTTTTGCTACGCCCTTGCATACAGAATGGCGAAACTATAAGATAAACATTATTGACACCCCGGGCCTAGATGATTTTATTGGTGAAATTATTTCGTCAATTAGAGTTGCAGATACCATTGTAACAGTATTAAACGCACAACATGGTGTTGAAATAGGAACAGAAATCATCTGGAATTATGTAAATAAATACAGTAAACCAACCATATTTGTTATCAATCAGATAGATCATTTAAATGCTAATTTTGAAGAAAGTTTTAAGAGTATTTCATCCTTAGTTGGTAAAAATGTTGTCAAAATTCAATATCCTTTAAAAATTGATGGAGCACAATGTATTTTAGATGTTCTTAAAATGAAGGTGTATAAATTTCCGCCAACGGGAGGGAAGCCAGAAAAATTGGCCATACCCGATGACCAAAAAGAATTGGCCAATAAATTACATAACGAATTGGTTGAAAAAGCAGCAGAAAACGATGAGGAGTTATTAGAATTGTTTTTTGAAAAAGGCACCTTAAACGAAGATGAAATGCGTAAAGGTATAAAAGCAGGTATGCTAAATCACGAATTGTTCCCGGTATTTTGTGTATCTGCTCTAAACGATATGGGTACTGGACGCTTAATGGGCTTTATTGATAATGTAGCTCCTGCAGCAGCGGATCTAAAACCTGAGCAAACCTTAGAAGGCAATGATATAGTTCGTACAAAAGAAGCTCCTACAAGCTTGTTTGTATTTAAAACATTAAACGAACCCAATTTAGGGCAGATTACCTACTTTAAAGTTAAATCAGGAGAAATTAAGGTAAACGATAAGTTGGTCAACTCTCGTAACGGAGAAACGGAAACCATCAATCAGCTATTTATAATGGATGGCAAAAAACGAGAATCTGTTTCTAAATTAACGGTTGGTGATATAGGAGCCACATTAAAATTAAAATATACCGAAACTAATGATACCTTACATGAAGCTGGTAAATCGACAACTATTAAACCCATTCAATACCCTGAGCCAAGAATTAGAAAATCTATAGTTGCCGTAAATAAAAAGGACGAAGAAAAATTAAGCGAGGCCTTAAAGAAAATCCACACACAAGATCCTACGGTTACTATCAACTACGCTAAGGAATCTAAACAACTAATTATTGGTTGTCAAGGGGAATTACATTTGGCCATTGTCAACTGGTTACTGGAAAACGAATATGGTATTAACGTAAAATTTGAAAAACCTAAAATTACCTATAGAGAAACCATACAACGTTCATCAACAGCAAATTACAAACACAAAAAACAATCAGGTGGTGCAGGTCAATTTGCACAAGTACACATGAAAATAGAGCCGTGGGAAGAAGGTATGCCAGACCCTGAAGGGTTCAATATTAGGGGCAAAGAAGAAGTCGATTTACCTTGGGGTGGGAAACTCATATTCTATAATTGTATAGTTGGTGGTGTAATTGACACGCGTTATTTACCTTCAGTAATGAAAGGGGTTTTGGAAGTCATGGAAACAGGTCCTTTGACCAATTCGTTTGTGAGAGATGTACGTGTTATGGTTTATGATGGTAAAATGCACTCTGTAGATTCTAATGATATTTCATTTAAGATTGCCGGAGCACATGCCTTTAAAGAAGCGTTTTTAAATGCGAATCCTAAATTGTTAGAGCCTGCAAACGAATTAACGGTTAGGGTGCCGGAAGAAATGGTGGGTAATGTAATGACCGATTTACAATCACGACGTTCCATTATACAAGGGGTAGAGAGTAACGGACACTATCAAATATTGAAATGTATTACACCAGCGGCAGAACTGTTCGGATATTCTACCAATTTACGTTCATTAACACAAGGGAGAGCAACGTTTAGCTCCAAATTTTCTGCCTATCAGCCAGTGCCTAGTAATGTACAGCAAGAATTAATTAAACAAAATTTATAA
- a CDS encoding alpha-ketoacid dehydrogenase subunit alpha/beta, with the protein MFFKKNLSNKKLLELYKALLLPRLIEEKMLILLRQGKISKWFSGIGQEAIAVGVTSALENDEYILPMHRNLGVFTTRGVPLNRLFSQWQGKANGFTNGRDRSFHFGTQEYNIIGMISHLGPQFGVADGIALGNLLKENNKVCSVFTGEGGTSEGDIHEALNVASVWSLPVLFCIENNGYGLSTPSCEQFNCEQLADRAKGYGMESHVVDGNNILDVYQKVLGIAKSVRKNPRPIFIEFITFRMRGHEEASGTKYVPQELLDTWGAKDPLENYQEFLKNKEILTEEMEVEFKKEIVHEINENLELAFNEEVIVPNLENELNDVFQSFNYQEIKNNSENENIRFVDAISQGLKQSMQRHDNSVIMGQDIAEYGGVFKITEGFVEEFGKERVRNTPICESAIVSAAYGLSINGFKSIVEMQFADFVSSGFNPIVNLLAKSNYRWNQNADVVIRMPCGAGVGAGPFHSQTNEAWFTKTPGLKVVYPAFPYDAKGLLATAIEDPNPVLFFEHKALYRSIRQDVPTDYFNLPFGKAALLNEGKDITIISFGYALHWVLDYLKDASLSADVIDLRTLQPLDTDTIFNSVKKTGKAIIVQEDSLFGGVASDISSLIHENCFEHLDASVRRVASLETPIPFEPQLEAQYLGKNRLEEAINELLNY; encoded by the coding sequence ATGTTTTTTAAAAAAAATCTTTCCAATAAAAAGCTACTAGAATTATACAAAGCTTTGCTTTTGCCTCGATTAATAGAAGAGAAAATGCTCATTTTATTGCGTCAAGGTAAAATATCCAAATGGTTTAGCGGTATTGGTCAAGAAGCTATTGCTGTTGGTGTTACTTCTGCCTTAGAAAATGATGAATATATTTTGCCGATGCACAGAAACTTAGGCGTTTTTACAACCAGGGGTGTTCCTTTGAATCGGTTGTTTTCACAATGGCAGGGGAAAGCCAATGGTTTTACCAATGGAAGAGATCGAAGTTTTCATTTTGGAACTCAAGAATATAATATTATAGGAATGATATCGCATTTAGGTCCTCAATTTGGAGTTGCAGATGGTATAGCTCTAGGGAATTTGCTTAAAGAAAATAATAAAGTTTGTTCTGTATTTACTGGTGAGGGAGGGACAAGTGAAGGCGATATACACGAAGCACTAAATGTTGCTTCAGTATGGAGCTTACCAGTACTTTTTTGTATTGAAAATAACGGTTATGGTCTTTCTACGCCCAGTTGTGAACAATTTAATTGTGAGCAACTTGCTGATAGGGCCAAGGGATACGGAATGGAAAGCCATGTTGTTGATGGTAATAATATACTGGATGTTTATCAAAAAGTACTCGGTATTGCCAAAAGTGTGCGTAAAAACCCTAGACCCATATTTATTGAATTCATAACTTTTAGAATGCGAGGACACGAAGAGGCTAGTGGTACCAAATATGTTCCGCAAGAGTTGTTAGATACTTGGGGAGCTAAAGATCCTTTGGAAAATTATCAAGAGTTTCTAAAAAATAAAGAAATTTTGACTGAAGAAATGGAGGTAGAATTTAAAAAAGAAATTGTTCATGAAATAAATGAGAATTTAGAGCTAGCATTTAATGAAGAAGTCATTGTTCCTAATTTAGAAAATGAATTAAATGATGTATTTCAATCATTTAATTATCAAGAAATTAAAAATAATTCTGAAAATGAAAATATTCGTTTTGTTGATGCCATTTCCCAAGGGTTAAAACAAAGCATGCAGCGGCATGATAATTCCGTAATCATGGGTCAAGACATTGCTGAATACGGCGGTGTTTTTAAAATTACTGAGGGTTTTGTGGAAGAGTTTGGGAAAGAAAGAGTAAGAAATACACCTATATGCGAATCGGCCATTGTATCTGCAGCTTACGGATTGTCAATTAACGGTTTCAAATCGATAGTGGAAATGCAATTTGCTGATTTTGTGAGTTCAGGGTTTAATCCCATTGTAAATTTATTGGCAAAATCGAATTATAGATGGAATCAAAATGCTGATGTGGTTATTAGAATGCCCTGTGGAGCAGGAGTAGGGGCCGGTCCTTTTCATAGTCAAACCAATGAGGCTTGGTTTACTAAAACACCAGGGCTGAAAGTAGTTTATCCTGCATTTCCTTATGATGCCAAAGGTTTATTGGCTACAGCTATTGAAGATCCTAATCCGGTTTTGTTTTTTGAGCATAAAGCCTTGTACAGAAGCATTCGCCAAGATGTGCCAACGGATTACTTTAATCTGCCATTTGGTAAAGCCGCTTTGCTTAACGAAGGAAAAGATATTACCATTATTTCCTTTGGGTATGCGTTACACTGGGTGTTAGACTATTTAAAAGATGCTTCCCTTTCCGCCGATGTTATCGATTTACGCACGTTGCAACCTTTAGATACCGATACTATTTTTAATTCTGTCAAGAAAACAGGAAAAGCCATAATAGTTCAAGAAGATTCCTTATTTGGTGGGGTAGCAAGTGACATTTCATCTTTAATTCATGAAAATTGTTTTGAACATTTAGATGCTTCTGTAAGGCGAGTGGCAAGTTTAGAAACCCCAATTCCTTTTGAACCACAATTGGAAGCTCAATATTTAGGTAAAAATAGACTGGAAGAGGCTATTAATGAGCTTTTAAACTATTAA
- a CDS encoding helix-turn-helix domain-containing protein, giving the protein MINNLDFSKRLQLVMDYYQLSAAAFADRIEVQRSSISHLLSGRNKPSLDFVLKVLDNFKEVELYWLLNGKGEFPAKDTLSSFPTKTNTVGLKNNNQQKEIDKIIIFYKDGTFSDYKPN; this is encoded by the coding sequence TTGATTAACAACTTAGATTTTTCAAAACGTTTACAATTGGTAATGGACTATTATCAGCTTTCTGCCGCAGCTTTTGCAGACAGAATCGAAGTGCAGCGTTCTAGTATTTCCCATCTTTTATCTGGCAGAAATAAGCCCAGTTTGGATTTTGTACTAAAAGTATTGGATAATTTTAAAGAAGTCGAACTCTACTGGTTGTTAAATGGTAAAGGAGAGTTTCCAGCAAAAGATACTTTAAGCTCCTTTCCTACCAAAACGAATACTGTTGGTTTGAAAAATAACAATCAGCAAAAAGAAATAGACAAGATTATTATTTTTTATAAAGACGGTACTTTTAGTGATTACAAACCCAATTAA